From the Solanum stenotomum isolate F172 chromosome 4, ASM1918654v1, whole genome shotgun sequence genome, one window contains:
- the LOC125861948 gene encoding leucine-rich repeat extensin-like protein 4, with the protein MKEKTQTPICSLFFLVLCLLCSVFAEHTNAEFTVSENGPLTDSEAQFIKHRQLLYYRDEFGDRGENVKIDPSMVFENDRIKNAYIALQAWKQAIISDPFNITLNWVGPNVCSYTGIFCAPALDNPKIRTVAGIDLNHGDIAGYLPEELGLLTDLGIFHINSNRFCGTIPRKFSKLKILFELDLSNNRFAGKFPYVVLSLPKLIFLDIRFNEFEGNVPSQLFDKPLDAIFINHNRFAFELPDNFGNSPVSVIVLASNSFHGCLPASIGNMSNLNEAILMNNGLRSCLPAEIGLLKNLTVFDVSFNQLMGPLPENFGDLVNLEQLNVAHNMLSGTIPKSICQLPKLENFTYSYNFFTGEPPVCLGLPEFHDERNCLPNRPVQRSQGQCKAFLSKKIHCSAFRCHKFVPVLPPPPPLSPPLPAPPPPIYSPPPPVYTPPPPVYSPPPPPPSPSPPPPPPPVYSPPPPPPSPPPPSPSPPPPPPPSPPPPSPPPPVYSPPPPPPSPPPPSPPPPPPPVYSPPPSPPPPSPLPYCVRSPPPPPPNSPPPNSPPPPLAHSPPPPSPYYYNSPPPPPPNSPPPPPNSPPPPPVYIYSSPPPPNSPPPPPPTYVYSSPPPPPSPLPCIEPPPPPPPCIEPPPPPSPSPSPPPPPVYHYNSPPPPSPSPPPPVYYYNSPPPPSPSPPPPVYHYNSPPPPSPSPPSPVYYYNSPPPPSPPPTPVYEGPLPPIIGVQYASPPPPPFY; encoded by the coding sequence ATGAAGGAGAAAACACAAACACCCATTTGTTCTCTGTTTTTTCTTGTGCTCTGTTTGTTGTGTTCAGTCTTTGCTGAACACACAAATGCTGAGTTTACTGTTTCTGAAAATGGCCCTTTAACTGATTCTGAAGCTCAGTTCATCAAACACAGGCAGCTTTTGTATTACAGAGATGAGTTTGGTGATAGAGGTGAAAATGTGAAAATTGATCCATCTATGGTGTTTGAGAATGATAGAATCAAGAATGCTTATATTGCTTTACAAGCATGGAAACAAGCTATCATTTCAGATCCCTTTAATATCACTCTGAATTGGGTTGGTCCTAATGTATGCAGCTACACCGGAATCTTCTGTGCTCCGGCGTTGGATAACCCCAAAATCCGTACAGTTGCCGGCATTGACCTTAACCATGGTGACATTGCAGGGTACCTCCCGGAAGAGCTTGGGCTTCTTACAGATCTTGGGATTTTCCATATCAATTCAAACCGTTTCTGTGGTACAATACCAAGAAAATTCAGCAAGTTGAAGATACTGTTCGAGCTGGATCTGAGTAATAACAGGTTTGCTGGGAAGTTTCCTTATGTTGTTTTGAGTTTACCCAAGTTGATATTTTTGGATATTAGGTTCAATGAATTTGAAGGTAATGTACCTTCACAGCTTTTTGATAAGCCATTAGACGCCATTTTTATTAATCATAATCGGTTTGCGTTTGAGTTGCCGGATAATTTTGGGAATTCGCCGGTTTCTGTGATAGTTCTGGCGAGTAACAGTTTCCATGGGTGTCTTCCGGCGAGTATTGGAAATATGAGTAATCTTAATGAGGCGATTTTAATGAACAATGGGTTACGTTCTTGTTTGCCGGCGGAGATTGGGTTGTTGAAAAATCTGACTGTATTTGATGTGAGCTTTAATCAGTTGATGGGTCCGTTGCCGGAGAATTTTGGTGATTTGGTGAATTTGGAGCAATTGAATGTGGCACATAATATGCTTTCTGGGACAATTCCGAAAAGCATTTGTCAGCTTCCTAAGCTTGAGAATTTTACGTATTCTTATAATTTCTTCACTGGTGAACCGCCGGTGTGTTTGGGGTTGCCGGAGTTTCATGATGAACGGAATTGTTTGCCCAACAGACCGGTGCAACGCTCTCAGGGACAGTGTAAGGCCTTTTTGtctaaaaaaattcattgcAGTGCTTTCAGGTGTCATAAATTTGTTCCTGTTTTGCCACCTCCTCCGCCACTTTCACCCCCCTTGCCTGCCCCTCCGCCACCTATTTATTCGCCTCCGCCACCAGTTTATACTCCTCCACCTCCAGTTTATTCACCACCGCCACCACCACCCTCTCCATCACCACCTCCGCCTCCACCACCAGTCTATTCACCTCCACCCCCACCTCCATCTCCTCCTCCACCATCACCatcacctccacctccaccccCGCCATCTCCACCTCCACCATCACCCCCACCACCAGTTTATTCACCACCACCACCGCCACCATCTCCCCCTCCACCATCACCTCCACCTCCTCCCCCACCCGTTTATTCGCCACCACCATCTCCACCTCCTCCATCACCATTGCCTTATTGTGTACGctcacctccacctccaccaccaAATTCCCCACCTCCTAATTCTCCACCTCCACCGCTTGCTCACTCGCCTCCACCCCCTTCACCTTACTATTACAATTCACCACCACCTCCGCCCCCAAATTCACCTCCTCCTCCACCAAATTCGCCTCCTCCTCCACCAGTATACATATACTCATCACCTCCGCCACCAAATTCAcctcctcctccaccaccaACATACGTATATTCTTCACCTCCTCCACCTCCTTCCCCATTGCCTTGTATAGAACCCCCTCCACCACCTCCTCCTTGCATTGaaccacccccacccccctccCCTTCACCATCTCCTCCTCCACCACCGGTTTATCATTACAATTCTCCGCCCCCACCATCTCCATCTCCTCCACCACCAGTTTATTATTACAATTCTCCACCCCCACCATCTCCATCTCCTCCACCACCAGTTTATCATTACAATTCTCCGCCCCCACCATCTCCATCTCCTCCATCACCAGTTTATTATTACAATTCTCCACCCCCACCATCACCACCACCTACTCCAGTATATGAAGGGCCATTGCCACCAATAATAGGAGTTCAATATGCTTCACCACCTCCACCACCCTTTTATTAA